One stretch of Harmonia axyridis chromosome 1, icHarAxyr1.1, whole genome shotgun sequence DNA includes these proteins:
- the LOC123679714 gene encoding ubiquilin-3-like translates to MGDDTSQEKDETEENSKSIHVTVKTQKETISLEIAEDIPISNFKEVIAPKFNANPDHLLLIFAGKVMKDQMTLKQHNVQNGFTIHLVIKTIPPPTAANDTSQDLPRASSSFINMDQSPLLGLAGIGGLNNPLIGPILLDENTVRAILNQIPQIQSLVETNPEFSQIINNPELIRQTINMATNPSLMQELMRQQDRALSNIESLPGGTQILEQMFRNVQEPMMDAVDESLRPNPYSSSENPSGIQQQGAENRDALPNPWTSENDAGSNPTPTRPSAGQHPNLANLLQRIMLNAEYDQSVLSGLNNNVTPDPNYAAQTDRLMDLLSRMRDTSQQNAGVYEEQYRTELEQLATMGFENRDANLRALILSFGDVTAAVERLLAQNTTSFQG, encoded by the exons ATGGGAGACGACACCAGTcaagaaaaagacgaaacagaagaaaattcaaaatcaataCACGTTACAGTTAAAACCCAAAAAGAGACCATAAGCTTAGAAATAGCAGAGGATATCCCCATTTCTAATTTCAAGGAAGTCATAGCGCCTAAGTTCAATGCAAATCCTGATCATCTGCTACTCATTTTTGCTGGAAAAGTAATGAAAGATCAGATGACCTTGAAACAGCACAATGTCCAAAACGGCTTCACTATTCATCTAGTGATCAAGACCATACCCCCACCAACTGCAGCGAATGATACATCTCAAGATTTACCGAGGGCATCAAGCAGTTTCATAAACATGGACCAGAGTCCTCTACTCGGTTTGGCTGGTATTGGCGGATTGAATAATCCGCTTATTGGTCCAATTTTATTAGATGAGAATACTGTAAGAGCCATATTGA ACCAAATTCCCCAAATCCAAAGTCTCGTCGAGACAAATCCCGAATTTAGCCAGATAATCAACAACCCAGAACTGATCCGGCAGACCATAAATATGGCCACGAACCCTTCCCTGATGCAAGAACTAATGCGGCAGCAAGATAGGGCCCTCAGCAATATAGAAAGTCTACCTGGAG GTACTCAGATACTGGAACAGATGTTCAGGAACGTGCAGGAACCTATGATGGACGCGGTGGACGAGAGTCTTCGTCCCAACCCCTACTCCTCCAGCGAAAACCCCTCTGGGATCCAGCAGCAGGGCGCCGAGAACAGGGACGCCCTCCCCAACCCCTGGACGTCGGAGAACGACGCTGGTTCGAACCCGACGCCCACCAGACCATCAGCCGGTCAACATCCCAATCTGGCTAATTTACTGCAGAGAATTATGCTCAATGCCGAATACGATCAAA GCGTCTTATCAGGACTGAACAATAACGTTACCCCCGATCCCAACTACGCAGCGCAGACAGACAGACTCATGGACCTGTTATCCAGGATGAGGGACACCAGCCAGCAGAACGCCGGAGTTTACGAGGAACAGTATAGAACTGAACTGGAACAGCTCGCCACAATGGGATTTGAGAACCGCGATGCTAACCTGAGGGCACTGATT